The Canis lupus dingo isolate Sandy chromosome 8, ASM325472v2, whole genome shotgun sequence genome has a segment encoding these proteins:
- the PSMA3 gene encoding proteasome subunit alpha type-3: MSSIGTGYDLSASTFSPDGRVFQVEYAMKAVENSSTAIGIRCKDGVVFGVEKLVLSKLYEEGSNKRLFNVDRHVGMAVAGLLADARSLADIAREEASNFRSNFGYNIPLKHLADRVAMYVHAYTLYSAVRPFGCSFMLGSYSVNDGAQLYMIDPSGVSYGYWGCAIGKARQAAKTEIEKLQMKEMTCRDVVKEVAKIIYIVHDEVKDKAFELELSWVGEITKGRHEIVPKDIREEAEKYAKESLKEEDESDDDNM; this comes from the exons TATGACCTGTCAGCCTCTACATTCTCTCCTGATGGGAGAGTTTTCCAAGTTGAATATGCTATGAaggctgtggaaaacagtag TACAGCTATTGGAATCAGATGTAAAGATGGCGTTGTCTTTGGGGTAGAAAAGTTAGTCCTTTCTAAACTTTATGAAGAAGGTTCCAACAAACGACTTTTTAATGTTGATCGGCATGTTGGAATG GCAGTAGCGGGTTTGTTGGCTGATGCTCGTTCTTTAGCAGACATTGCAAGAGAAGAAGCTTCCAACTTTAGATCTAATTTTGGCTATAACATTCCATTAAAA CATCTTGCAGACAGAGTGGCCATGTATGTACACGCATATACACTTTACAGTGCTGTTAGACCTTTTGGCTGCAG TTTCATGTTAGGGTCTTACAGTGTGAATGACGGTGCACAGCTCTACATGATTGACCCATCAGGAGTTTCATAT GGTTATTGGGGTTGTGCCATTGGCAAAGCCAGGCAAGCTGCAAAGACAGAAATTGAAAAACTTCAG atgAAAGAAATGACCTGCCGTGATGTTGTTaaagaagttgcaaaaat AATTTACATTGTACATGATGAAGTTAAGGATAAAGCTTTTGAACTAGAACTCAGCTGGGTTGGTGAAA TAACTAAAGGAAGACATGAAATTGTTCCAAAAGATataagggaagaggcagagaaatacgCTAAG GAATCCTTAAAGGAAGAAGATGAATCAGATGATGATAATATGTAA